Proteins found in one Mustela lutreola isolate mMusLut2 chromosome 12, mMusLut2.pri, whole genome shotgun sequence genomic segment:
- the LOC131812335 gene encoding olfactory receptor 2S2, producing the protein MEKANWSSPVVGFILLGLSAHPKLEKMFFVLILLMYLVILLGNGVLILVTVLDSRLHTPMYFFLGNLSFLDICYTTSSEPLILDSFLTPRKTISFSACAVQMFLSFAMAGTECVLLGMMAFDRYVAICNPLRYPVVMSKAAYVPMAVSSWAIGCTASVVHTSLTIQLPFCGDNVINHFTCEILAVLKLACADISINVISMGVTNVIFLGAPVLFISISYVFIIVTILRIPSAEGRRKAFSTCSAHLTVVVIFYGTLFFMYGKPKSKDPLGADKQDLSDKLIPLFYGVVTPMLNPIIYSLRNKDVKAAVRNLVTQTCFTQ; encoded by the coding sequence ATGGAAAAAGCCAATTGGTCCTCCCCTGTGGTGGGGTTCATTCTCCTGGGCCTCTCAGCGCACCCTAAACTGGAGAAAATGTTCTTTGTGCTCATCCTCCTGATGTACCTGGTGATCTTACTGGGCAATGGGGTCCTCATCCTGGTGACCGTCCTTGACTCCCGCCTGCACACACCGATGTACTTCTTTCTGGGGAACCTCTCCTTCCTGGACATCTGCTACACGACCTCCTCAGAGCCCCTCATTCTTGACAGCTTCCTGACACCCAGGAAAACCATCTCCTTTTCAGCCTGTGCCGTGCAGatgtttctctcttttgctaTGGCAGGGACAGAGTGTGTGCTTCTGGGCATGATGGCATTtgatcgctatgtggccatctgtaacccCCTCAGGTACCCCGTGGTCATGAGCAAGGCCGCCTATGTCCCCATGGCTGTCAGCTCCTGGGCTATTGGTTGTACGGCTTCTGTGGTACACACATCTTTGACAATTCAGCTGCCTTTCTGTGGGGACAATGTCATCAACCACTTCACCTGTGAAATCCTGGCTGTCCTGAAGTTGGCCTGTGCTGACATCTCCATCAATGTGATCAGCATGGGGGTGACCAATGTGATCTTCCTGGGGGCCCCAGTTCTCTTCATCTCCATCTCTTATGTGTTCATCATTGTTACTATCCTGAGGATCCCCTCAgctgaggggaggagaaaggctTTCTCCACGTGCTCTGCCCACCTCACTGTGGTGGTCATCTTCTATGGGACCTTATTTTTCATGTACGGGAAGCCCAAGTCTAAGGATCCCCTGGGGGCAGACAAACAAGACCTTTCAGACAAACTCATACCCCTTTTCTATGGGGTGGTGACCCCCATGCTCAACCCTATCATCTACAGCCTCAGGAATAAGGACGTGAAGGCAGCTGTGAGGAATTTGGTCACTCAGACATGTTTCACCCAGTGA